In Leopardus geoffroyi isolate Oge1 chromosome X unlocalized genomic scaffold, O.geoffroyi_Oge1_pat1.0 chrX_random_Un_scaffold_67, whole genome shotgun sequence, a genomic segment contains:
- the LOC123595719 gene encoding paraneoplastic antigen-like protein 6B, which produces MAVTMLRDWCRWMGISARRGLLILGIPEDCDEAELQESLEAALWPMGHFTVLGKVFREEDNATAALVELDREVNYALVPREIPGTGGPWNVVFVPRCSGEEFLSRVFHFLEQQGQTVESVAGALGLGLRRVCWLRSVSQAVQPWVETMRYQRLGVFSGRDQPAPGEESFEAWLDHTTDMLHVWQGVSEREKRRRLMEGLRGTALQLVHGLLAENPARTAQDCLAALIQVFGDNESQATIRVKCLTAQRESGERLSAFVLRLEVLLQKAIEKGALARASADHVRLRQVLARANLIEPLDEALRKLRMVGRSPSFLEMLGLVRESEAWEASLARNERAQAEEGAGARANAQADARVGAKAEDDKVEEKEQEERESEEEDSDDHDAVLAGLGQARPSEAPGGPTPAQMGSASREGPGGPGCEPEGLAQAGDQEAGEPLEEGPKPIPEELGNEDGAGEMSPAKSSSGK; this is translated from the coding sequence ATGGCGGTGACGATGCTGCGGGACTGGTGCAGGTGGATGGGCATCAGCGCTCGAAGGGGTCTGCTCATTCTGGGCATCCCGGAGGACTGTGATGAAGCCGAACTCCAAGAGTCTCTGGAGGCCGCCCTGTGGCCCATGGGTCACTTCACCGTGCTGGGCAAAGTGTTTCGAGAGGAGGATAATGCCACTGCAGCTCTGGTCGAGCTTGACCGGGAAGTTAACTATGCTTTGGTCCCCAGGGAAATCCCGGGCACCGGGGGTCCCTGGAACGTAGTCTTTGTGCCCCGTTGCTCAGGCGAGGAGTTTCTCAGTCGCGTGTTCCACTTCCTGGAGCAACAGGGGCAGACGGTGGAGAGTgtggctggggccctggggctgggactGCGCAGGGTGTGCTGGCTCAGATCGGTCAGTCAGGCAGTCCAGCCCTGGGTGGAGACCATGCGGTACCAGCGCCTGGGCGTGTTTTCTGGGAGGGATCAGCCCGCCCCAGGGGAGGAGTCCTTTGAGGCCTGGCTAGACCACACCACAGACATGCTACATGTATGGCAGGGGGtctcagaaagggagaagaggaggcgGCTGATGGAGGGCCTTCGAGGGACGGCCCTGCAGCTCGTGCACGGGCTCCTGGCAGAGAACCCTGCCAGGACGGCTCAGGACTGCCTGGCGGCCCTGATCCAGGTGTTTGGAGACAACGAGTCGCAGGCAACCATCCGGGTGAAGTGTTTGACAGCTCAGCGAGAGTCAGGCGAGCGGCTCTCTGCTTTCGTGTTGCGGCTGGAAGTTTTGCTGCAGAAAGCCATTGAGAAGGGGGCCCTGGCCAGAGCCTCAGCTGACCATGTACGCCTGAGGCAGGTGCTCGCCAGGGCCAACCTTATTGAGCCACTGGATGAAGCGCTGAGGAAGTTGAGAATGGTTGGGAGGTCTCCAAGTTTCCTAGAGATGCTGGGGCTTGTTCGGGAGTCTGAGGCCTGGGAGGCCAGTCTAGCCAGGAACGAGAGAgcccaggcagaggaaggggctggTGCCCGGGCCAATGCCCAGGCTGATGCCAGAGTCGGTGCTAAGGCGGAGGATGAcaaggtggaggagaaggagcaggaagagcGGGAGTCTGAGGAGGAGGACAGTGACGATCATGACGCTGTCCTTGCGGGCCTAGGTCAGGCAAGACCCTCAGAGGCCCCTgggggccccacccctgcccagatGGGCAGCGCTTCCAGGGAGGGCCCGGGAGGTCCTGGCTGTGAGCCGGAGGGCCTCGCCCAGGCAGGAGACCAGGAGGCTGGGGAGCCCCTGGAGGAGGGGCCCAAGCCCATCCCAGAGGAGTTGGGAAATGAGGACGGGGCTGGGGAGATGAGCCCCGCCAAGTCCTCCTCGGGCAAATAG